One window of Paenibacillus albicereus genomic DNA carries:
- a CDS encoding S8 family peptidase, whose product MDHLLRWLRDLPASAGSPAQRLMLTFRHSQDYRAFLQACREALLPPERLVPLPLVQAVSLALPALQPPPPPTDGVMAEEDRRITMKASGLPKTMPEKGLPWGVQQIRAPLAWNRTTGHRIKIGVIDTGVDHNHPDLKASLGRGINLIDRGQLPHDDNGHGTHIAGTIAAANQPGGMIGVAPRSVVYPVKAFDQNGSAYVSDIILGIEWCVRSGMNIINMSFGMKSRSKSLHNAVISATNAGVVIIASSGNDGRRRSVDYPARYPQTISVGATNRLRRIAAFSNRGPYIDIYAPGDRIHSAWLKGKYHEMSGTSMATSHVSGAVALLLAHQPELDPGEIKSILKRSMVPLRGAKEGRTPGELDVLKMMKAAEA is encoded by the coding sequence TTGGATCATCTGCTCCGCTGGCTGCGCGACCTCCCCGCCTCCGCCGGCTCTCCGGCCCAACGGCTCATGCTTACATTCCGCCATTCGCAAGATTATCGGGCCTTCCTGCAAGCATGTCGGGAAGCCCTTCTTCCGCCTGAACGTCTCGTTCCCTTGCCTCTCGTCCAGGCGGTCAGCCTGGCGCTGCCCGCCTTGCAGCCTCCTCCCCCTCCGACCGACGGCGTGATGGCCGAGGAGGACCGCCGGATTACGATGAAAGCGTCCGGCCTGCCCAAGACGATGCCCGAAAAGGGCCTGCCCTGGGGCGTGCAGCAGATCCGCGCTCCCCTCGCCTGGAACCGGACGACGGGCCATCGGATCAAGATCGGCGTCATCGACACCGGCGTCGACCATAACCATCCCGATCTCAAAGCCTCGCTCGGCCGCGGCATCAATCTGATCGACCGCGGCCAGCTGCCTCATGACGACAACGGGCACGGCACCCATATCGCCGGCACGATCGCCGCGGCCAACCAGCCGGGCGGCATGATCGGCGTCGCTCCGCGCTCCGTCGTCTACCCGGTCAAGGCGTTCGACCAGAACGGCAGCGCCTATGTGTCGGACATCATCCTCGGCATCGAATGGTGCGTCCGCAGCGGCATGAACATCATCAACATGAGCTTCGGCATGAAGTCGCGCAGCAAGTCGCTGCACAACGCCGTCATCAGCGCGACGAACGCCGGCGTCGTCATCATCGCCTCCTCGGGCAACGACGGCCGCCGACGCTCGGTCGACTACCCCGCCCGGTATCCGCAGACGATCTCGGTCGGCGCGACGAACCGGCTGCGCCGCATCGCGGCCTTCAGCAACCGCGGCCCCTACATCGACATCTACGCTCCGGGCGACCGCATCCACTCGGCCTGGCTGAAAGGAAAGTACCATGAAATGAGCGGCACGTCGATGGCGACCTCGCATGTGAGCGGCGCGGTGGCCCTGCTGCTCGCCCATCAGCCCGAGCTCGATCCGGGCGAGATCAAATCCATCCTCAAGCGCTCGATGGTGCCTCTTCGCGGAGCGAAGGAAGGGCGCACGCCGGGCGAGCTCGACGTCCTGAAAATGATGAAAGCCGCCGAGGCCTGA
- the speE gene encoding polyamine aminopropyltransferase yields MELWYTEKQTESYGITAKVKETYVHEQTDFQQLAMIETEEFGTMLVLDGMVMTTDKDEFVYHEMVAHPALNTHPNPEQVLVVGGGDGGVVREILKHEKVKRVVLVDIDGKVIEYSKKYLPNIASGLDDERVEVHVNDGFMHIHDHKNEYDVIMVDSTEPVGPAANLFTRGFYQGIYEALKEDGLFVAQTDNPWFKADLIQSVNRDVKEVFPVVRVFWANVPTYPSGLWTFTMGSKQHDPLAVDETAIPERETKYYTPRLHKAAFVLPKFVEDLVK; encoded by the coding sequence ATGGAATTGTGGTATACCGAGAAACAGACCGAGTCGTACGGCATCACTGCCAAAGTGAAGGAAACCTACGTCCACGAGCAGACGGACTTCCAGCAGCTCGCCATGATCGAGACCGAGGAGTTCGGCACGATGCTCGTGCTCGACGGCATGGTCATGACGACCGACAAGGACGAGTTCGTCTACCATGAGATGGTCGCCCACCCGGCGCTCAACACGCATCCGAATCCGGAGCAGGTGCTCGTCGTCGGCGGCGGAGACGGAGGCGTCGTGCGCGAGATTCTCAAGCATGAGAAGGTCAAGCGCGTCGTGCTCGTCGACATCGACGGCAAGGTCATCGAATATTCCAAGAAGTATCTGCCGAACATCGCTTCCGGCCTGGACGACGAGCGCGTCGAAGTGCACGTGAACGACGGCTTCATGCATATCCACGACCACAAGAACGAATACGACGTCATCATGGTCGACTCCACCGAGCCGGTCGGCCCGGCGGCCAACCTGTTCACGCGCGGCTTCTACCAGGGCATCTACGAGGCGCTCAAGGAAGACGGCCTGTTCGTCGCGCAGACGGACAACCCGTGGTTCAAGGCCGACCTCATCCAGAGCGTCAACCGCGACGTCAAGGAAGTGTTCCCGGTCGTGCGTGTGTTCTGGGCCAACGTGCCGACCTATCCGTCCGGCCTCTGGACGTTCACGATGGGCTCCAAGCAGCATGACCCGCTCGCGGTCGACGAGACGGCGATTCCGGAGCGCGAGACCAAGTACTACACGCCGCGCCTGCACAAGGCCGCGTTCGTGCTGCCGAAGTTCGTCGAGGACCTGGTGAAATAA
- a CDS encoding response regulator, which yields MDKKKVLIVDDQNGIRVLLMEVFTSEGYTTYQASNGKLALEIVRSESPDLVLLDMKIPGMDGLEILKHVKAIDRSIKVIMMTAYGELDMIKEATDLGAVMHFTKPFDIDEMRLAVNMQLRRDDENNSKYAIGS from the coding sequence TTGGACAAGAAGAAGGTACTCATCGTGGATGACCAGAACGGAATCCGCGTGCTGCTGATGGAGGTATTTACGAGCGAGGGATATACGACCTACCAGGCTTCCAACGGCAAGTTGGCCCTGGAGATCGTCCGCAGCGAAAGTCCCGACCTGGTCCTGCTGGACATGAAGATTCCCGGCATGGACGGACTGGAGATCCTCAAGCACGTCAAGGCGATCGACCGCAGCATCAAGGTCATCATGATGACGGCATACGGCGAGCTCGACATGATCAAGGAAGCGACCGATCTCGGCGCCGTCATGCACTTCACCAAGCCGTTCGATATCGATGAGATGAGGCTCGCGGTCAACATGCAGCTGCGCCGCGACGACGAGAACAACAGCAAATACGCCATCGGGTCCTGA
- the argS gene encoding arginine--tRNA ligase, with the protein MSQNVLEQVYTAIREGIADAVVAAGLAPREELPVFVLEVPRDKSHGDLATNAAMQLTKLARKNPRQIAEAILEHLDKGKASILSAEIAGPGFINFRLDRAYLYPVVGQVEAAGENYGRGAGTGKRVEVEFVSANPTGSLHLGHARGAAVGDALCNVLDFAGNEVTREYYINDAGAQVNNLAKSIEARYRQQLGQQAELPEDGYHGEDIVGFAKALAEEKGDGLLSLTDEERFAFFKAYGLERELGKIKRDLERFRVPFDLWYSETTLYDKGLVTQALDALREQGHVYEEEGATWLNTTAFGDDKNRVLIKNDGSYTYLTPDIAYHRDKYGRGYDTMINIWGADHHGYIPRMKAAMEALGNDPDKLVVLIAQMVSLFQNGEKVKMSKRTGKAVTMEDLMDEVGVDAIRYFFTMRSMDSHLDFDMDLAVSTSNENPVYYVQYAHARICSILRQAEEQGVSRLPLEQVELTRLTSEHEYDLLLKLAEYPQEIRQAAEQHAPHRLVRYVYELASQLHSYYRAERAITEDAAQTQARLALLAAVRTVIASALRLIGVSAPERM; encoded by the coding sequence ATGAGTCAGAACGTGCTGGAGCAAGTCTATACCGCCATCCGCGAGGGCATCGCCGATGCCGTCGTCGCCGCCGGGCTGGCGCCCCGCGAGGAGCTGCCGGTGTTCGTGCTGGAGGTGCCCCGCGACAAATCCCACGGCGACCTCGCGACGAACGCCGCGATGCAGCTGACCAAGCTCGCCCGCAAAAATCCGCGCCAGATCGCCGAGGCGATCCTGGAGCATCTGGACAAAGGCAAGGCGTCCATCCTGTCGGCGGAAATCGCCGGCCCGGGCTTCATCAACTTCCGCCTGGACCGCGCCTACCTGTATCCGGTCGTCGGCCAGGTCGAAGCCGCCGGGGAGAACTACGGACGCGGCGCCGGCACCGGCAAGCGCGTGGAGGTGGAATTCGTCAGCGCCAACCCGACCGGCAGCCTGCATCTGGGCCATGCCCGCGGCGCGGCCGTCGGCGATGCGCTGTGCAACGTGCTCGACTTCGCCGGCAACGAAGTGACGCGCGAATACTACATCAACGACGCGGGCGCGCAGGTGAACAACCTCGCCAAGTCGATCGAGGCGCGCTACCGCCAGCAGCTCGGCCAGCAGGCGGAGCTGCCGGAGGACGGCTACCATGGCGAGGACATCGTCGGCTTCGCCAAGGCGCTGGCGGAGGAGAAGGGAGACGGACTGCTCTCGCTGACGGACGAGGAGCGCTTCGCGTTCTTCAAGGCGTACGGCCTCGAGCGCGAGCTCGGCAAGATCAAGCGCGACCTCGAGCGCTTCCGCGTGCCGTTCGACCTGTGGTACAGCGAGACGACCCTGTACGACAAGGGGCTCGTGACGCAAGCGCTCGACGCGCTCCGGGAGCAGGGCCACGTGTACGAGGAGGAAGGCGCGACTTGGCTCAATACGACCGCCTTCGGCGACGACAAGAACCGCGTCCTCATCAAGAACGACGGCTCCTACACGTACCTGACGCCGGACATCGCGTATCATCGGGACAAGTACGGCCGCGGCTACGACACGATGATCAACATCTGGGGCGCGGACCATCACGGCTACATCCCGCGCATGAAGGCCGCCATGGAGGCGCTCGGCAACGATCCGGACAAGCTCGTCGTGCTGATCGCCCAGATGGTCAGCCTGTTCCAGAACGGCGAGAAGGTCAAGATGTCCAAGCGCACCGGCAAGGCCGTCACGATGGAGGACCTGATGGACGAAGTCGGCGTCGACGCAATCCGTTATTTCTTTACGATGCGCAGCATGGACTCGCATCTGGACTTCGACATGGACCTGGCCGTCTCCACCTCCAACGAGAACCCGGTCTACTACGTGCAGTACGCCCATGCGCGCATCTGCAGCATCCTGCGCCAGGCGGAGGAGCAGGGCGTGAGCCGGCTGCCGCTGGAGCAGGTGGAGCTCACGCGGCTGACGAGCGAGCATGAGTACGATCTGCTGCTCAAGCTCGCCGAGTACCCGCAGGAGATCCGCCAGGCGGCCGAGCAGCATGCGCCGCATCGCCTCGTGCGCTACGTGTACGAGCTGGCCTCCCAGCTCCACAGCTATTACCGCGCCGAGCGGGCCATCACGGAGGATGCGGCTCAGACGCAGGCGCGACTCGCCCTGCTGGCCGCCGTCCGCACCGTCATCGCGAGCGCGCTGCGCCTGATCGGCGTATCCGCGCCGGAGCGCATGTAG
- the rpoE gene encoding DNA-directed RNA polymerase subunit delta — MSTNLSQKFDAERLREMPMVDLAFEVLKAANTPYYYRDLMKEIAKYRGLTEEEVNNVIAQVYTEINIDGRFACVGSNTWGLKRWYPVEKNEDPITNAKRPRIINDDDDLEDEEPFEAEEEDTYAEGEEDFDLFDEDREFDESEEEDAEAVDETIEEEDAQAEESDDDEEDFEDEDSDEEEDGK, encoded by the coding sequence ATGAGCACGAACCTGTCTCAAAAATTCGATGCGGAGCGGCTGCGCGAGATGCCGATGGTCGATCTGGCCTTCGAAGTGCTGAAAGCGGCCAATACGCCCTACTATTATCGAGACCTGATGAAGGAGATCGCCAAATACCGCGGTCTGACGGAAGAGGAAGTCAACAACGTGATCGCCCAGGTCTACACGGAGATCAACATCGACGGCCGCTTTGCCTGCGTCGGCAGCAACACCTGGGGCCTGAAGCGCTGGTACCCGGTCGAGAAGAACGAGGATCCGATCACGAACGCCAAGCGTCCGCGCATCATCAACGACGATGACGATCTTGAGGACGAGGAGCCGTTCGAGGCGGAGGAGGAGGACACCTACGCCGAGGGCGAGGAGGACTTCGACCTGTTCGACGAGGACCGCGAGTTCGACGAGAGCGAAGAGGAAGACGCCGAGGCGGTCGACGAGACGATCGAGGAGGAAGACGCCCAAGCCGAAGAATCGGACGACGACGAAGAAGATTTCGAGGACGAGGACTCCGACGAAGAGGAAGACGGCAAGTAA
- a CDS encoding UDP-N-acetylglucosamine 1-carboxyvinyltransferase produces the protein MEKLMVRGGRPLRGTVQISGAKNSAVALLPAAILAESEVVLDNLPQLSDVAVYGEILEQLGAGVSWSGDTMRIDPSRLQSAPMPDGKVKLLRASYYLMGALLGRFGEAVIGLPGGCNFEPRPIDQHIKGFEALGAEVSNEHGSIRIFARELRGAKIYLDVVSVGATINIMLAASRAKGVTTIENAAKEPEIIDVATLLNAMGARIKGAGTETIRIEGVEAMHGCRHSIIPDRIQAGTYMIAAAATRGDVVIDGVIPKHMEAMSAKLVEMGVQVIEMDESIRIVGAPTYEPIDVRALVYPGFATDLQSPMTSLLTQASGVSILTDYVYSNRFKHVPELVRMGAGIRVEGRSAIIEGGPLNAAKVRAADLRAGAALVVAGLTVPEGVTEIAGVEYIDRGYDNLVENLRRLGADVWREQADA, from the coding sequence ATGGAGAAACTAATGGTTCGCGGCGGACGTCCGCTGCGAGGCACGGTGCAGATCAGCGGTGCCAAGAACAGCGCGGTCGCGCTGCTGCCAGCCGCCATCCTGGCGGAGTCGGAAGTCGTTCTGGACAACCTGCCGCAGCTGAGCGACGTGGCGGTCTACGGTGAGATTCTGGAGCAGCTCGGGGCCGGCGTGTCCTGGAGCGGCGACACGATGAGGATCGATCCCTCCCGCTTGCAGTCGGCGCCGATGCCGGACGGCAAGGTCAAGCTGCTGCGCGCTTCTTATTATTTGATGGGAGCGCTGCTCGGCCGCTTCGGAGAAGCGGTCATCGGCCTGCCCGGAGGCTGCAACTTCGAGCCTCGCCCGATCGATCAGCATATCAAAGGCTTCGAAGCGCTCGGCGCGGAAGTGTCCAACGAGCATGGCTCGATCCGCATCTTCGCCCGCGAGCTTCGCGGCGCCAAGATTTACCTGGACGTCGTCAGCGTCGGCGCGACGATCAACATCATGCTGGCCGCATCCAGGGCCAAGGGCGTCACCACGATCGAGAACGCGGCCAAGGAGCCTGAAATCATAGATGTAGCGACGCTGCTCAATGCGATGGGAGCCCGGATCAAGGGCGCCGGCACGGAGACGATCCGGATCGAGGGCGTGGAGGCCATGCACGGCTGCCGCCACTCCATCATCCCGGACCGCATCCAGGCCGGGACCTATATGATCGCGGCGGCAGCGACCCGCGGCGACGTCGTCATCGACGGCGTCATCCCCAAGCATATGGAAGCGATGAGCGCCAAGCTGGTCGAGATGGGCGTGCAGGTCATCGAGATGGACGAGTCCATCCGCATCGTCGGCGCGCCGACCTACGAGCCGATCGACGTCCGCGCGCTCGTCTATCCCGGCTTCGCGACGGACCTGCAGTCGCCGATGACGAGCCTGCTCACGCAGGCCTCCGGCGTCAGCATCCTGACCGATTACGTCTACAGCAACCGGTTCAAGCATGTGCCGGAGCTCGTGCGCATGGGCGCGGGCATTCGCGTGGAGGGACGCTCGGCGATCATCGAGGGCGGCCCGCTCAACGCGGCCAAGGTCCGCGCCGCAGACCTCCGGGCCGGAGCGGCGCTTGTCGTCGCCGGCCTGACCGTTCCGGAGGGCGTCACTGAAATTGCCGGAGTCGAATACATCGACCGGGGGTACGACAACCTCGTCGAGAACCTGCGCCGGCTCGGAGCAGACGTATGGCGGGAGCAGGCTGACGCCTGA
- the speB gene encoding agmatinase, producing MKIDQKYSGNVFILSSENYEASRAVIYGMPMDFTVSFRPGSRFGPARVREVSIGLEEYSPYLDRSLEDIEYFDAGDLLLPFGNAARSLDIIGEFVAGVLADGKMPVGLGGEHLVSWPIFQEVYKNYPDLAIIHFDAHADLRESYEGEPLSHSTPLRKAAGLIGGQNIYQFGIRSGSREEWQFARENINFHPFEVLEPLKKVLPELEGRPVYLTIDIDVLDPSAAPGTGTAEAGGITSKELLEAVHAIARSGVNVVGCDLVEVAPAYDPTEQTQIVAAKVIREMLLGFIK from the coding sequence ATGAAAATCGACCAGAAATACTCCGGCAACGTCTTCATCCTGAGCTCCGAGAATTATGAAGCGTCGCGCGCCGTCATCTACGGCATGCCGATGGACTTCACCGTGAGCTTCCGTCCCGGCTCCCGCTTCGGCCCGGCCCGCGTCCGCGAGGTGTCGATCGGCCTCGAGGAGTACAGCCCGTACCTCGACCGCAGCCTCGAGGACATCGAGTACTTCGATGCCGGCGACCTGCTGCTGCCGTTCGGCAACGCGGCCCGCTCGCTCGACATCATCGGCGAGTTCGTCGCCGGCGTCTTGGCGGACGGCAAGATGCCCGTCGGCCTCGGCGGCGAGCATCTCGTCAGCTGGCCGATCTTCCAGGAGGTCTACAAGAACTATCCGGACCTCGCGATCATCCACTTCGACGCCCATGCCGACCTGCGCGAGTCGTACGAAGGCGAGCCGCTGTCCCACTCGACGCCGCTGCGCAAGGCGGCCGGCCTGATCGGCGGCCAGAACATCTACCAGTTCGGCATCCGCTCCGGGTCCCGCGAGGAGTGGCAGTTCGCCCGCGAGAACATCAACTTCCATCCGTTCGAGGTGCTCGAGCCGCTCAAGAAGGTGCTGCCGGAGCTCGAAGGACGTCCGGTCTACCTGACGATCGACATCGACGTGCTGGATCCGTCGGCCGCGCCGGGCACCGGCACCGCCGAAGCGGGCGGCATCACGAGCAAGGAGCTTCTTGAAGCGGTGCACGCGATCGCGCGCTCCGGCGTGAACGTCGTCGGCTGCGACCTCGTGGAGGTCGCGCCGGCCTACGACCCGACGGAGCAGACGCAGATCGTCGCTGCCAAGGTCATCCGCGAGATGCTGCTCGGCTTCATCAAGTAA
- a CDS encoding DNA-deoxyinosine glycosylase has product MPEPIKVYSFPPLIEPGATVLVLGSMPGVKSLQAQRYYANDRNFLWRILYALSGREPDETYEERVRYAASIGVGMWDMIGSCVRPGSLDMNIRDAEPNDLPGLVAAHPTLRALVFNGTKSHSIYLKHFKGHPTLAGLDLLRMPSTSPVPTPAMRTLEDRLREWTRLRPYLRFPSDR; this is encoded by the coding sequence TTGCCGGAACCGATCAAAGTCTACTCGTTCCCGCCGCTCATCGAGCCGGGGGCGACCGTGCTCGTTCTGGGCAGCATGCCCGGCGTCAAGTCGCTGCAAGCGCAGCGCTACTACGCCAACGACCGCAATTTTCTGTGGCGCATCCTCTACGCTCTGTCCGGCCGCGAGCCGGACGAGACGTACGAGGAACGCGTCCGGTATGCCGCAAGCATCGGAGTCGGCATGTGGGACATGATCGGCTCGTGCGTGCGGCCGGGCAGCCTGGACATGAACATCCGCGATGCCGAGCCGAACGACCTGCCGGGGCTCGTTGCCGCCCACCCGACGCTGCGGGCGCTCGTGTTCAACGGCACGAAGTCGCACTCGATCTACTTGAAGCATTTCAAGGGGCATCCGACCCTCGCGGGGCTGGACCTGCTGCGGATGCCGTCGACCAGCCCCGTGCCGACTCCGGCGATGCGCACGCTGGAGGACCGGCTGCGGGAGTGGACGCGGCTGAGGCCGTATTTGCGCTTTCCCTCCGACCGCTAG
- a CDS encoding DUF7667 family protein, translating into MGLLPIHEHLAELWTIRERRALTSEEQADFEHCLAVNASHCRRLANLYNMSLLASMTDDTEWHHEICGKIEKLDGTPPAFRGKNGQM; encoded by the coding sequence ATGGGATTGCTGCCGATACATGAGCATCTGGCGGAGCTGTGGACGATCCGCGAGCGCCGCGCGCTGACGAGCGAGGAGCAGGCGGACTTCGAGCATTGCTTGGCGGTGAACGCCTCGCATTGCCGTCGTCTGGCCAATCTGTACAATATGTCGCTGCTGGCGTCGATGACGGACGATACGGAGTGGCATCACGAAATTTGCGGCAAGATCGAGAAGCTCGACGGCACGCCGCCGGCGTTCCGGGGCAAGAACGGCCAGATGTAG
- a CDS encoding DUF1934 domain-containing protein — protein MYIVNRNNRQEAPEEENAIERKDRAAQPERSDGNGAAGGAEAGPEAKSPQQPASSPGAGPGKLAVDIAVSSTQDGKREPAARHHGELISKGRSLYLRYEERDELHGVVRTTLRWNGEELTLTRRGGLESDQTFAAGQSRGGRYASPHLSFPLVTETEELAASSPGEGLLPLTLSWTYRLRIEDQSSGRFQLRLTIQEANQP, from the coding sequence ATGTATATAGTAAATAGGAACAATCGACAGGAAGCGCCAGAGGAGGAGAACGCCATCGAACGGAAGGATCGAGCCGCGCAGCCGGAAAGATCGGACGGGAACGGCGCCGCCGGCGGCGCCGAAGCCGGTCCGGAGGCGAAATCCCCTCAGCAGCCGGCCTCGAGCCCTGGAGCCGGCCCCGGCAAGCTTGCCGTCGACATCGCCGTCAGCAGCACGCAGGACGGCAAGCGCGAGCCTGCCGCGCGCCACCATGGCGAGCTGATTTCCAAGGGGCGCTCTCTCTACCTGCGCTACGAGGAGCGGGACGAGCTGCACGGCGTCGTGCGCACGACGCTCCGGTGGAACGGCGAGGAGCTGACGCTCACGCGGCGCGGCGGACTGGAGTCCGACCAGACGTTCGCGGCCGGGCAGTCGCGCGGAGGACGCTACGCGTCCCCGCATCTGTCGTTCCCTCTCGTCACCGAGACGGAGGAGCTGGCCGCATCGTCCCCCGGAGAGGGACTGCTGCCGCTGACGCTGTCGTGGACGTACCGGCTGCGCATCGAAGACCAGTCAAGCGGCCGCTTCCAATTGCGGCTTACGATACAGGAGGCTAATCAACCATGA
- a CDS encoding CTP synthase, translating to MTKYIFVTGGVVSSLGKGITAASLGRLLKNRGLKVTIQKFDPYINVDPGTMSPYQHGEVFVTDDGAETDLDLGHYERFIDINLSKNSNVTTGKIYSSVITKERRGEYLGGTVQVIPHITNEIKERVFRAGREAGSDVVITEIGGTVGDIESLPFLEAIRQIKSDIGRDNVMYVHVTLIPYIKAAGEVKTKPTQHSVKELRSIGIQPNVIVCRTEKAISEDLKNKLALFCDIDPNGVVECRDASTLYEVPLMLQEQGLDQYVVDHLKLTAPQPDMTEWTALVDRVKNLKRKTEIAIVGKYVALHDAYLSIVESLAHAGIEADSEISIRWVDAEELTDANAAEALAGVNGILVPGGFGDRGIEGKVAAIRYARESRTPFFGICLGMQVAVIEYARNVLGLAGANSSEINPTTPYPVIDLLPEQKDIEDLGGTMRLGLYPCKLVEGSLAARVYDDELVYERHRHRYEFNNEYREQVEQAGLRISGTSPDGRLVEMVELPDHPWFLAVQFHPEFTSRPNRPQALFRGFVRASLQLSE from the coding sequence GTGACGAAATATATCTTTGTAACGGGCGGTGTGGTGTCGTCTCTCGGCAAAGGCATTACCGCGGCTTCGCTTGGCAGGCTGCTCAAGAACCGTGGATTGAAGGTGACGATCCAGAAGTTCGATCCTTATATCAACGTGGACCCGGGAACGATGAGCCCGTACCAGCACGGGGAAGTATTCGTCACGGACGACGGAGCGGAGACGGACCTTGACCTGGGCCACTACGAGCGCTTCATCGACATCAACCTGTCCAAGAACAGCAACGTGACGACCGGCAAGATCTATTCCTCCGTCATCACCAAGGAGCGCCGCGGCGAATACCTCGGCGGCACGGTCCAGGTCATCCCGCATATTACGAACGAGATCAAGGAACGCGTCTTCCGCGCCGGCCGCGAAGCCGGTTCCGACGTCGTCATCACGGAGATCGGAGGTACGGTCGGCGATATCGAGAGCCTGCCGTTCCTCGAGGCGATCCGCCAGATCAAGAGCGACATCGGCCGCGATAACGTCATGTACGTGCATGTGACGCTGATCCCGTACATCAAGGCTGCGGGCGAGGTGAAGACCAAGCCGACCCAGCACAGCGTCAAGGAGCTGCGCAGCATCGGCATCCAGCCGAACGTCATCGTCTGCCGTACCGAGAAAGCCATCTCCGAGGACCTCAAGAACAAGCTGGCGCTGTTCTGCGACATCGATCCGAACGGCGTCGTCGAGTGCCGCGATGCGTCCACGCTGTACGAAGTGCCGCTCATGCTCCAGGAGCAGGGCCTCGACCAATACGTCGTCGACCATCTCAAGCTGACGGCGCCGCAGCCGGACATGACCGAGTGGACCGCCCTGGTCGACCGCGTCAAGAACCTGAAGCGCAAGACCGAGATCGCGATCGTCGGCAAGTACGTGGCGCTGCATGACGCATATCTCAGCATCGTGGAGTCGCTCGCCCATGCCGGCATCGAAGCCGATTCCGAGATCAGCATCCGCTGGGTCGACGCCGAGGAGCTCACCGACGCCAACGCGGCCGAAGCGCTCGCCGGCGTGAACGGCATCCTCGTGCCGGGCGGCTTCGGCGACCGCGGCATCGAAGGCAAGGTCGCGGCGATCCGCTATGCCCGCGAGAGCCGCACGCCGTTCTTCGGCATCTGCCTCGGCATGCAGGTCGCCGTCATCGAGTACGCGCGCAACGTGCTCGGCCTGGCCGGGGCCAACAGCTCCGAGATCAACCCGACGACGCCGTACCCGGTCATCGACCTGCTGCCGGAGCAAAAGGACATCGAGGATCTGGGCGGCACGATGCGCCTCGGCCTCTACCCGTGCAAGCTCGTCGAAGGCTCCCTGGCCGCTCGCGTATACGACGACGAGCTCGTCTACGAGCGCCATCGCCACCGCTATGAATTCAACAACGAGTACCGCGAGCAGGTGGAGCAGGCCGGCCTGCGCATCTCCGGCACTTCGCCGGACGGTCGTCTGGTCGAGATGGTCGAGCTGCCGGATCATCCGTGGTTCCTGGCCGTCCAGTTCCACCCCGAGTTCACCTCCCGCCCCAACCGCCCGCAGGCGCTGTTCCGCGGCTTCGTCCGCGCTTCCCTCCAGCTGTCCGAATAG